The Mucilaginibacter mallensis genome has a segment encoding these proteins:
- a CDS encoding phosphoglycerate dehydrogenase, whose translation MKVLITCPPMLRAIDQLRYIFDEKGIELVTPNVVQTLSEEELIEIVPTVDAWIIGDDPATEKVFTAGKNGKLRVAVKWGVGVDNVDFKACEKLGIPISNTPRMFGNEVADMALAYFTGLARESYRVDREVRAGNWIKPAGMSLDGKTVALIGVGDIGLATARRLKAFGVKINAYDPFTKLTAAEANVDEILAFPDKLEQADFVLLTCALTPSNFHLINAESIAKMKDGVIVINVSRGGLIDETALTAALTSGKVRSAGLDVFETEPLPMDSPLRSFEQCILGTHNGSNTREAVIRASLKAIDLLFGFLEIK comes from the coding sequence ATGAAAGTTTTAATAACATGCCCGCCAATGTTAAGGGCTATTGATCAGCTAAGATATATTTTTGATGAAAAGGGTATTGAACTGGTAACTCCAAACGTTGTACAAACACTTTCTGAAGAAGAACTTATTGAAATTGTACCCACAGTAGACGCCTGGATTATAGGTGATGACCCTGCAACGGAAAAAGTTTTTACTGCCGGTAAAAACGGCAAGCTAAGAGTTGCGGTAAAATGGGGTGTTGGAGTTGATAATGTTGACTTTAAGGCATGCGAAAAATTAGGCATACCTATTTCAAACACACCACGCATGTTTGGTAACGAAGTTGCCGATATGGCGCTGGCATATTTTACCGGTTTGGCCCGTGAAAGCTATCGTGTTGACAGGGAAGTACGTGCTGGTAATTGGATAAAACCGGCAGGTATGTCTCTTGATGGAAAAACTGTAGCCCTTATAGGTGTAGGTGATATTGGTTTAGCTACGGCACGCAGGCTTAAAGCATTTGGCGTAAAAATAAATGCTTACGATCCGTTTACGAAACTAACAGCTGCTGAAGCTAATGTTGACGAAATATTAGCTTTTCCTGACAAGCTGGAACAGGCAGACTTTGTTTTACTTACCTGTGCATTAACACCATCAAATTTTCATTTAATAAATGCTGAGAGCATCGCTAAGATGAAAGACGGCGTAATAGTAATAAACGTATCGCGCGGCGGCTTAATTGATGAAACTGCTTTAACAGCAGCATTAACGTCGGGCAAAGTGCGGTCTGCAGGTTTGGATGTTTTTGAAACAGAACCTCTGCCTATGGACAGTCCTTTACGTAGTTTTGAGCAATGTATTCTGGGAACCCACAACGGCTCAAATACCAGGGAAGCAGTAATACGTGCAAGTTTAAAAGCAATTGATTTATTATTTGGCTTTCTTGAAATTAAATAA
- a CDS encoding acylneuraminate cytidylyltransferase family protein: MSAYKLTAIVPMRHSSERVPGKNYRDFAGKPLFHHIVSSLLDCSLIDKVVIDTDSPIVIEQSNKYFPDVLVLERPEHLRDGGIPMNDVLMNTINQVPSEFYLQTHSTNPILSSATIEAGIKKFFEVYPMYDSLFSVTRKQVRYWDGLARPLNHNPNILLRTQDLPPVFEENSCMYIFTKAILERKHNRIGDRPFLYEIAEQEAQDIDVELNFIMAELLYKQIHKL; the protein is encoded by the coding sequence ATGTCTGCTTATAAATTAACCGCAATTGTACCAATGCGCCATTCCAGCGAGAGAGTGCCTGGGAAAAATTACCGCGACTTTGCCGGAAAACCATTATTTCATCACATAGTAAGCTCTTTGCTTGACTGCTCATTAATTGATAAGGTAGTTATTGATACCGATAGCCCTATTGTTATTGAGCAAAGCAATAAATATTTTCCGGATGTATTGGTGTTAGAAAGGCCTGAACATTTGCGTGATGGCGGTATACCGATGAATGATGTATTAATGAATACAATAAACCAGGTGCCGTCAGAATTTTATTTACAAACACATAGTACAAATCCAATACTTTCATCGGCTACAATAGAAGCAGGTATAAAGAAATTTTTTGAAGTATATCCAATGTACGATTCTTTGTTTTCGGTTACACGCAAGCAAGTAAGGTATTGGGATGGTTTGGCAAGGCCCCTTAATCATAATCCTAATATTTTGTTACGTACCCAGGATCTTCCGCCTGTTTTTGAGGAAAACTCCTGCATGTACATCTTTACAAAAGCTATACTCGAAAGAAAACATAATCGTATTGGTGACAGGCCTTTTTTGTATGAAATAGCTGAGCAGGAAGCACAGGATATTGATGTGGAATTGAATTTTATTATGGCAGAATTGCTATACAAACAAATACATAAATTATAA
- a CDS encoding glycosyltransferase family 2 protein: MIPKCSIIIRSFNEEKHIGRLLEGIGKQTLYPQLELILVDSGSTDLTAEIARNAGVKVVNIKPEDFSFGRALNIGCQAASGKYLLFASAHVYPLYTDWVEKMIAPFEKERVALVYGRQVGNEITKYSEEQLFKKWFPSVSNYDQRIPFCNNANAVIRKSLWEEQPYDEQLTGLEDLDWATRIMKKGYSVAYESSATIVHVHEESVSRIRNRYRREAIALKNIYPNERFTFFSFIRLSVGNVWADSIHALHDGKFFKELSSIVAFRVLQFWGTYQGYRQKFQPDETLRMRFYYPNDFKDKLFKKKEQNTSNELGEKIIYSS; this comes from the coding sequence ATGATACCTAAATGCAGCATAATCATCCGGTCATTTAATGAAGAAAAGCATATTGGTAGATTACTTGAAGGTATAGGTAAGCAAACGCTGTATCCCCAATTAGAATTAATATTGGTAGATTCTGGTTCAACAGATTTAACAGCTGAAATTGCACGTAATGCCGGAGTGAAAGTAGTAAACATCAAACCTGAGGACTTTTCTTTCGGCAGAGCTTTAAATATAGGTTGCCAGGCTGCAAGCGGCAAATATTTGCTTTTTGCCAGTGCACACGTTTATCCGTTGTACACTGATTGGGTTGAGAAAATGATAGCGCCTTTTGAAAAGGAAAGGGTAGCATTGGTTTACGGCAGGCAGGTTGGTAATGAAATTACTAAATATTCTGAAGAACAATTATTTAAAAAATGGTTTCCCTCGGTTTCTAATTATGATCAAAGGATCCCTTTTTGCAATAATGCCAATGCGGTTATCAGGAAATCACTGTGGGAGGAACAGCCTTATGACGAACAATTAACAGGCCTTGAAGATTTAGATTGGGCTACGCGGATTATGAAAAAAGGTTATTCAGTTGCATACGAATCATCTGCCACAATTGTACACGTACATGAGGAATCTGTATCAAGGATCAGGAACCGGTACAGACGCGAGGCAATTGCCTTAAAAAACATCTATCCTAATGAAAGGTTTACCTTTTTTAGCTTTATAAGGTTATCAGTAGGGAATGTTTGGGCTGATTCTATCCATGCTTTGCATGATGGTAAGTTTTTTAAAGAGTTAAGTTCAATAGTCGCATTCAGAGTACTTCAGTTTTGGGGCACTTACCAGGGTTATCGCCAAAAGTTTCAGCCGGATGAAACCCTTAGAATGAGATTCTATTACCCTAATGACTTTAAAGACAAGCTATTTAAAAAGAAAGAGCAAAATACAAGTAATGAATTAGGAGAAAAAATAATTTACTCCTCCTGA